The sequence TTTGACCTAACCTCGGGaggtgttaatgtaatttacccttattatttttcatttaagagaattttttataatttttcaaataatatgaaaataatccTCACTATGTCAAATCTAAAAGAGATGACGCAATTTACCcttgttaatattttgttgcagTAAATTTCCCCTAGCATTTATCTCGCAAATTAAATAGCTAGTACTAACTATTGTGGCAATGTTTGGATCAGCTATTATGGCCTATAAGACAGTTCCGACGATCAGAAAGAGGCAGAAGCTGTTTCACCTGCTTCTGCACTTGGTCGCGTTTGTTGCCGGCGTTCTTGGCATATATGCAGTGTTCAAGTTTCACCATGACCTCCGATTTCCTCATATGTATTCCTTACATTCTTGGTTGGGCCTGTCTACCATCTCCCTACTCCCTATTTGGTCTccaggtatatatatatatatatatatatatatatatatatatgtatagccaaacatatatattctaaCCAACGAAGCACACtcaatttgtatatataattcaaattatatttattgaattaaatgaaagagaagaaaaagaaaatgagtaTTTGATCGAAACTAATAGtgaaaatagcatttttcgTTCCGTAATTCAAgactttttcacttttgatctTATTGGTTACGAGTTTTTCACTTCTAGTTTTCTAACTCCCAAAAagtagtatttttggtcctatgacacctttatattcatatattaatgaaaaggcGCGTGGCCGTTAAGTGCgcaatttaaaaacttaacgGCCACATGGCATTTTAGTTTTGAAGGAAATGTGCCATGAGACTAAATGctacttttttaaagttaatgaGTTAAACTGGATAATCTTATAAGTTATTATcaatgggactaaaagtacaCAAATCCTTAGTATGGAACgaaaatcttatttttccaTCAATATGCTATATCCAAAATATTATGGCAACCAAAGTTAGTTACTCTAGGGATTGAGAGCTGATAAATAgtataggaaaaagtattattttagtccgttaagtatgtctaattttaattttaatctgatAACTATgtgcatttttgtttaggtccagtaacttacaaaattgcttacttttagatCTCTGTCagattttcaaacaattttacccctatgagtgcatatggactaaaactacttttcaaaagttgtataatggtaaaattgtccgaaaatctgctagaggactaaaagtaaataatttcgtaagttactggatctaaacaaaaatggacatagttattggattaaaattaaaattaggtatacttagcggattaaaataatactttttccaatAGTATATTATAAATCTTTCTACCCTCTTGTGACATATTATTGATATGACGGTTAGGGTAAATCACTCTGACACCttttaaagttaaatataattatataaatattttttttatctttgtgAAATTACTTGTAATAATAGGCCATTAAATGAGTAAGTCTATTAATATatccaataattaaaattagtctgaactcaaattattaaaaaaatcgtcAAATGAAAATCGAAAGCAAATTTAAATGGATAAAGAATTtcagcaaaaattaaatatatttcttacttcatttattttactaattattttttttttgttctaattattttacaacttATCCCGATTTTGTAATTGGTTAATTTGTCTGTCATTTGAACAAAGTCGAGGTcagtatttaaatttcaatatttatattcaattgaCACATGTTTAAAATTCGAATTATTCagattttttatatcattGAGATTGGAATATCAAATTGCCTTCTTTATTGCTAGCTCGTCATCATTGCACTAATAGTTTGACCCCTCCAAAACTTATACTCTAGTCCTGAACATCTTGAGAACTTTTTCCGAAGTTAGGCCTCCTTCATTTGTGGGGATTGGGTTAATTCCTTGTTTACTTGAATTCAGATAGATTcaaatgatattatttggATTGTAATAGATAatgataaaaagatattttaaattctattatattaatttggtgGAATTTATTATTCTATTAGATCTGATTGAGAGGAATTTTATGTGATCTTACACATTTAtctctaaatataaaaatattttgtttaaaataacccttattttttttatatccaCAAAATTAtctgatttcttttttaacttgttttttaaatttgttttatccaaaattttatcaatacaaataaataaaatagggtgaatagcaatttaccccatgtgatattgaaaatgagcatattactcttctataaataaaatatagcaatttacctccttatatagggaggtaaattgcttcattttgaaaaatagagagaggtaaattgttgtattttaaaaaatacaggaagataaatcgctatttatttttttataaggaggtaatttgctcctttgcgatatcacaaggggttgctggcattttttccaaataaaatatattggatGACAATTTAATCTTATCTCACATTTTATACAACTTTAATCAAACCCAACTTTTAATCTCCTCTCTTAAAATAAAGGAGCCCAATATTACTTCATCTGAAGTGCACTGATAACTTAGAAGATACAACTGACTTTAACCATAGTAGTCTTCtgatttttatagtttttttttttttttttcctcttgaATTGACTTTATTGATCTGATTACTCTCTGGTATCATTCTTGTAGAAAATTGCTACCTACTAAAATTTGCAGTATGTTGGTCAAAGATTGGGGGAATATTGTCATTTTGGTCTGGTAAATATAAGGGTGACTATTTaagttttacattattttgGCAATTAAGTTactaaatttcagaaaaatggtaaattaagaacaaaattagccaaaagaaaatgcaatttggtTGGAATTTAGCGCTGAAGCGGCGGGGTACGTGCCAAATTccaactaaatttataatttttggtgctttttgttctttaatgttctaagatttttaaaattggagggtttaattgttaaattaagTTCGAATACGACTAAAATTGCTATCTCAATAATTATAGGAtcaagattataatttttatattaaatatattagttcatataaagaatatattgctAAGATATTCTCAAAGTAATGGAGTATTTATTGATTGCTTTCAAATAattggtaaaaaattaaatactatatgTACACTATTGTTACTTTATAAAGacaaatcttaaaattatatataagtacatAATGCATGTACATCCATTACAATTTCattgtatatatctatatatacttCCTATTCAtgtaaatctaaaattaatttattttaaggtttgtttggttgaaatgaaataaaaaggaaagtgAAAAGGGgagggaaagaaaataataatagttttttttaaaaattatttggtatgattggaagggaaataaatttaaaatacttcCACTTATTTTGGtatgagaaaaatagattaagaagaaaaaattatcttttataatttattgaataacccttcttttcattttgtattaatcttattaaaaaaaatttatcaaatcaagaataagaatattttgattatattgcTGACTTGGATGTAGTAGTTTTCAacaattttatgatattttctctGGCAATTATTTATAGCTTTACaagtgagaagaagaaaagtattggaggaaaaatatatatacacacacatatatatggaCAATAGCGTAAATAAAACTAGCCttatacttttacttttcaacccaattttaaatgaaaacaaaattaaattttagaaaaatttcatatacatcAAGTTATACTTTCCTCCATCTTTTCTCTTaaccaaatttttaattgcatttctCTTATAAACACACTTTTACGCAATCCAAACATACTCAAAAGgataataactatatttacACCTCTGGtctataatttgttaataGAAATCATCAATACTTTGTGCATAGTTACAGAATCATCCCtgataacaaaaaaaacatggATAATTTGTGTATAATGATAGTGATGTTTTTTGAgggtgtatatgtaatttttttttaaaaataaaggtggattgtgtaaattatattgatttcttgatagttgtatgtgtaattatctagaaaatattgatgatatgctttaaacaaatcataaatttaattaaaaatacatacatcGACTATGCTTCGACACATAGTCTGTACACACACGCAAGCCAATTCTCAATTAAGAATTTGACAGTTTGAATGTTTATGTATCTACCAGTGGCTATTCTCCTTCTTTTCCTTCTGGTATCCTCGTGCACAAGCATCAACAAGGGCAAGGCTGGCACCATGGCACGCTGTGTTTGGGCTGGTTATCTTCTTCATGGCGATTTTAAGCGCTGAGACTGGCTTGGTGGAGAAGTTCATTTTCTTAGACTTGCAACGAAGTCAAGAAGCACTCATAGTGAACTTCACTGGACTCTTAGTCCTCGTCTTTGCTGTTTCCGTTGGTCTCACCGTTCTGCTTCCAAGTGCTTAAGACTTTTTTTATCACCACCAATATTGCTAAGGAATGACAAATTCGTTAAATTTCTATAACATCTTTCAGAATAGATCCAATTACGTAAACGcttaattctttttgtgaaattcCAAGTACGTCTTTTGAGattttagttgtaattacaagtaaactcataatttagtgcacaatatttctttaaaggtgtacttgtaattttatgaaaaacaagaaatgctTGTATAAGCAAACTTAACCTTAGGAATGTTGAGTAATTTACTTGTAGGTGGCAAGTTATTGGGTGTGAGTAAAAATTGATAACCGAAATCACTAAGGCCTAGCCTATCCTTTCTGGATAGTTGGTCCCTTTCAAAGTTGCATGGCCCAATGATGTTATTCGTTTCCCCTAGCCCAGCCCATCTACTCGACCCGTTTTGCCTGCTTTGACCTATTTCTATCCCCCCACCCCTCATTTATCTGTCAAACTCTAATCCCCTTTTCCGTCGACTCTCTCTCGCCTCTTTTGCCCCCATTCCCtaccttttgatttttctcccACAGCCTTCTTTCTCGTTTTCTTCTCTGACTATTTAATGCTTCTATAAATATTGGTTCCCTGGCCTCTAGCCTTTCAGTCTAATATCTCTAATCTTCTGACTTCTTCCTAAAAATCCTAAAGTTTCTAAATCCATTGTGGCAAAACCTTTTGTGGTGCAGCCTTTATGGCCTTGTGTTATAACCTTTCTGGTTGATTTTGTGCCTTTGTGGCCTCGGTTAACTAGCCTTAATCGCTGATCTTAAAATCCTTTGTGGCTAAAGCCTCTGTGGCTTAAGGGTGATCAAGCAACCGAGTGTTTGGGTTGCTGGCTTCTGGGtcccttttcttgatttggttTCTGAGCCTTCTTTTGTTATGTGTAATCTTTAACtgctgtaaattttttatttatatctataaatataattctgtAACTTGTTAGTATTCTGTAAAAGATTGGTATTTTATGGGCTCCAGaccattttctatttctgtAATAGTTTGATAGGGTTTTACATAGACGTGTTCCTAGAGGTTGATACCCAACAATGGTATCAAAGCCACTGTCGCATGGTAAGTTCGTTCCTTTTAGcagttttttatttgtgttaaattttctcttCTTGTAACCTAGACCAAACCCTTGCTATTTCCATCATCTAGAGAGCCCTAAAGGCTGTGGGTATTTGGGGCACCCTCTTAAtctacaattattttattattttgataaattcttCTGCTTGCTTCTTATTCAGTGTCTATGATTATTTTCTGTACATATGGCTGGCCATAATTTGCATCCATTTGATGGTAAAtctgattttttaatatggcaaaagaaaatgaaaggaattTCAATTCAGCAAAAAGTCTTTAAAGTAATTGATGGTAAATATGCCGATACTATTTCTAATGATAAAAAGctggaaaatgatgaatatgctTACTCTTCTAATATTCTTAGTTTGTCCAATGTTGTAAtaagaaaagtagaaaaatataattctactGAAGAACTATGGAAAAAACTCGAAAAACTTtatattgaaactttttttcttaataaattatttttactaaaatagttttaaGATAAGCTTGACCTAtctaaaaacattgatgatTTCACAAAGTTAATTCAAGACATTAAGTTAATAGGTGATAAGAATATTGATGACTATTCTCCTATTGTTCTGTTAAATACAATTCATGAATCATATGGAGATGTTAAAGCTGCTATTAAGTATGGAAGGGATAATGTAAACCTGAAAACAGTAATTAGTGATCTTAAGAGTAAAGAAATCGATCTAAAGACAAATAAGCCTAATCAGAAACATAATGAAGTTAAGTTTGTAAGAGGAAAAACCAAGAAGAGAAACTctgattataaatttagaaggTATAGTAAGAGTAGAAGTAGAAGTAGGGAAGAAATATGTCTAGACCTAAATATAGAGATGATAAGCGTAATCAAGATAAACCTTATCAAAAGAAAGATAATAGATGTTACAATTGTGGTGGAAAAGGGCATTTCATTAAAGATTGTGAAAAGcctaagaaaaataattcagaGGAATCTGTTAATGTGTCTTAAGAAATAtctaatgaaatatatatgagcTCTGATgttaattctattaaattcTCTTCGAATATGAATGAATGACTTATAGATATTGGCTGTACTTTTCATGTGACCCCATTTAGAGAAatcttgattaattataagtatgaaaaattaggttttgtttctatggcAAACGAGAAATTATTTGATGTGCATAGACTTGGTGATGTCTGCATGATCTTTGAAAATGGTTTTAAAgtaactttgaaaaaaaatgtgagaCATGTTCCTGAATTGGCACTTAATTTGGCCTCCTGTTCTGCCCTTGAGGAGGAAGGGTTTGAAGGGAGATGAGTGAGGGTaggatgaaaattatgaagggATCCCTTACCATTTTTTaagttgaaagaaaaaggaacttATATGTTCGCACTGTAAAATATGATTCTTTTACTGCATCTGTTTCAAAACCTAGTAAAACTTATTTATGGCATAAAAAGTTAGGCCATATCAGCTTAAAAGGTCTTGAAttattgcataaaaatagTATCTTGAATGAAAAAGCAGATGACATGAGTTTCTGTGATGAATGCATATTAAGAACGCATCATAAAATGCATTTTCCCTCATTACCTTCCCCAAACCCACATCTTCTACTTGCATTCTTGACTATATACATGCAGATGTGTGGAGGCCTGCCAATATAGAAACTCATGGTGGAAACAAAAAATCTTCTGTCCATTATTC comes from Sesamum indicum cultivar Zhongzhi No. 13 linkage group LG10, S_indicum_v1.0, whole genome shotgun sequence and encodes:
- the LOC110012726 gene encoding probable ascorbate-specific transmembrane electron transporter 1, producing the protein MAPKRSSSYLAPAFPFTILARLVALAVIGLVLVWLLHFREGLAFRSDDKAKIFNVHPLLMLLGFVLISGEAIMAYKTVPTIRKRQKLFHLLLHLVAFVAGVLGIYAVFKFHHDLRFPHMYSLHSWLGLSTISLLPIWSPVAILLLFLLVSSCTSINKGKAGTMARCVWAGYLLHGDFKR